The DNA sequence TTTCGCCACCGAGTTGCTGAACAACGTCGTTGCGTCGAATCCAGAGAATAAGCAAGCGACATTCTTGATGGCCGACGCGCTTGAGCAATTGGGCTATCAGGATGAAACTACGCTGACTCGAAATCTCTACTTGTCAGGTGCACAGGAGCTACGTATGGGTGGTAACGTACCGAACAACCTATCGACGGCTTCACCAGAAGTTATTGCCGCTCTGTCAGGGGATATGCTGATGCCTTATTTGGGCATGATTATTGACCAAGTCAAAGCTGAGAAAGTGGGTAATTATGTCATTAACCTAAACTTGGCTGATGACAAACAATTTACTGTCGATCTGCACAACGGGGTATTCAATACTCTAGACGTCACAGCCAAGAACGCTGACGTCACACTGGATATCAGTAAGCCGGATCTGTTAACTTTCCTTGCAGGTAAAATATCAATGAACGACCTGATGAAATCAAATAAGGTCAAGGTTGATGGTGATGCCAAGGTATTAGATCATTTGCCCGGTTTGTTCGACTTAAACATTAAGAACGACATGAACCTCGTTCTTCCCCTACAAGCAGACCATCGGATCAAGTAAATTACGTGATGTAAGCTGTGAAGCTATAGGCTCAGCCCTCCGAAACGGAGGGCTTCAATAGCAACGCGTTGTCACTGGAGTAACGAATGTGTAGGACGTCTTGCACAGATCAGATGTATAATTTCTAAGTTGAGAGGAGGATGCAATTTGCGTCCTCTTTTCTATCGGTTAGTTAGGCATCATCCTTTTTAAGAAGCGTTATTTCCGCTTGTAAGCCTTTTCGCTCTTTAGGGGCGTCATATCGATCATTGACGCCCCCAACTACTTTGAACTCGCGGCTCACGTTCAAACACAATTGTTCACGTCATTTTTCAACACTAGCAGGATCTGTATATTTAAGTTCATGATGTCTTGCTGTTTGGACGAAAATCCAAGTTGTTGGAATATTCTCTGACATCAGGAATCCAGTCCAACGAGCTGGCAATGATGATGTAATTTGCATTTCTATCCATAAGGAATATACATCGCTGCTTGGATCGTTTCGGTGAATAGTGCGCTATGCTCATTGAAAGGGTATGTAGATAGTCAAGTGAATACACTCTTTTTGTGGTGCTAATTACGCATAGCATGAGCCTAGCACGCCATTATGATGGCGCTATATCGGTGGCAATATCGAAAAATGCCGCCATGCGGCGGCAAGAGCCGTGATAAGCATTGCCATAAGGGCATCTAGCGCGAGATAACTCGCCAAGAGCTTGATACAAATGTCAAAGACGCTTTTGACAACAGTAAAGTTCGAGATGGTTTGCGACGAATCCCAAAAGAACTGGCCGAGAACGATGATAGTCATAATGTTAAAACCATTGAAGTTAGCATGAAGCGTCAGGACTTAACGCCGAAAGCGGCACGCAAGTTTAAGTGTACAATGGACTGAAAGCATAAGATGCCTGTAGATCCAAACTTGCTAGCTCTAGACTTTAATACAATGGCTCCGAATCAGAAATGGGCGGGTGACCAGAGATGAGATACGCTAAGCGATCTTTGAGTACATTGAGGTTGATTATAATCGGAAGGGAAGGCTATGTGCTCTTGGGTATCTAAGCCCAGTTAACGTTGAACAGCAAAATGTCGCTTAATGCAGCGTCCAGTCTGGCTGGAGCAGATCATGCAGCTAAAGGTCAGAACCCAAGCCCCTAGTTCACTAGCAAGCCTGCTGGAATTGATTCATTCTTACAGGAACACGAAGCTACATTGTCCTAATTCCACACTTGGAAAGAAGGCCTGCCCCTGTAATTCAGGAGTAAAGTTACTAACTTTAATAGTTTGATTTTGCATGGCATTAAGTTAATGCTGCCTATAAAATTACCGTCTTAATTTTCATCAAGCTGGTAGATTTTGTAAAGATATAAGGCATTGTGAAGCCATAAGTTACCAATTATATTTCACTAACACAACTGGCGGTCAAGAGCGAGCTTAAACTGCTCAATTAAGGATTGGCGCTCTTGTTGCCATTGAGCCTCCTTTTCTTGCCAGCCTTTTTGTTCAGACATCAACGCTTTCACCATAGCTTGAAGCTCGGCGATGTCTTGACTCTCAGCGTTAATATTAGGCGTCTTTTTCATGGCATTTATTATACTAAAAAGACCACTCTAAGGCTTGGTACAACTGACTTTTATCGAGATTAACTCATTGTAAAATTGTCTATTTTTATCGGTTTGCGACCGATTATAGTGAAGCCAGATAACAGCCTGTCTAAGTCAAATTGAGTCAGGGTGTATACCTGTTTTTTCTCTTGAGTGGGCCATTTGAATTTGGCTTTTTCCAGCCGCTTATACCACAGAGCGAAGCCTGTTTTATCCCAATACAAGACTTTGATTTTGTCGCGTTGTTTATTGGTAAACAGGAACAGCGCACCGCTTCCGAGCGGTAAATCGGTTTCAGATTCAATAATCGCCGCCAGACCATTAATGGACTTTCTAAAATCCACGAACTCCCGATACAGGTAAACATTAGGGGCACTCAGCATTCTCTTCATGACAGTGCTCCGATTAACTCTGCCAGAAACGAGGCAGGTGTTCCCTGGGGGATGCTGAGTTCAACGTCATTAATCAATAGTGTCATGTTGGCAATCGGTGTTTGGGTCATCTGATAGCGTGTCGTTTTTTCAACGACTTCAGCTTTAACGAATCCACTACTCTTAGGTTGCTCTATGAACTTTAGTTGCTGTCGCTTGGCATGGAAGGTTGAAAGGCTCAGCCCATTTTGTTCACAGAACACGCGTTGAGACAGATGACTGGATTCGTATTGATCGAATAGGGTATGCCATTCTTGAAGAGTGAGTCTTTTTGCCATTTCAAATCTCCTTGTGGTTGGAGATTTGATCTTATGGCGTGCCGAGATTGATTAGAATGTGGGGTTTATGACGCGCTTACGCTCAATGTCTAAATTCGGCCAATTAATGGGCATTTCAGGCCGAATCTTGGTCCTATTCCGGGTTATTCCCGGATTTCAGACAGATCTTGGTTGTCGTCGCAACATTTGGTCTACTGTAAACAGGTTTGCCAAAGTGAATAACATGGCTAACTGTGAGTCATTTTTCATCAGCCCCTTGTAGCGTGCTTTGATGAAGCCGAACTGACATTTGATAATGCGAAACGGGTGTTCTACCTTTGCTCGGATGCTGGCTTTTAAGTATTCGATGTTGATTATTGTCTTGTTCTTGCGTGGGCGCTTTTTCAGTGCCCGGATTTTACCGGGGCGCTCGGCAATCAGCCATTCCACGTTCGTGTCTTTCAATTCTTCCCGTTTCTGTGCGCCTTGATAACCGGCATCGCCGGAAACGAATTCCTCTTCACCGTGAAGCAAATTATCTAATTGGTTCAGATCATGTTCGTTGGCAGCTGTGGTAACCAGCGTATGGGTGAGACCGCTCTTGGCATCCACACCAATGTAGGCTTTCATGCCGAAGTGCCATTGGTTGCCTTTCTTGGTCTGATGCATATCTGGGTCTCGCTCATTGTTTTTATTCTTAGTGGAGCTCGGTGCTTCAATAATCGTAGCATCCACCAACGTACCTTGTGTCATCATCACACCACTATCCGACAGCCATTGATTAACAGTTTTGAATAATTTTCGTGTGAGTTTATGCTTTTCCAGCAAGTGCCTAAAGTTCATGATGGTGGTACGGTCTGGGATCGCTTTATCGAGTGACAATAGTGCAAACTGACGCATTGAAGCAATTTCGTATAACGCATCTTCGGTCGCTTCGTCACTAAGACTGTACCATTGCTGCATACAATGAATGCGGAACATTGTCTCAAGTGGATAAGGACGGCGACCGTTGCCGACTTTGGGGTAAAAGGGTTCAATCACGTCCAGCAGTTGAGACCACGGCAACAGGTTCTCCATCCGGGATAAAAAAATCTCTTTGCGAGTCTGACGACGCTTGCTAGAAAACTCACTATCGGCAAAGGTTAGTTGTTGGCTCATGGGTGTTGGTCGTTGTGATGGACTGTGCCTCTATGATCTCATATTAGGGACTTATTCGCACCTTCCCTAGAGATTTACACCGTAATCCCGATGGTAATGCTAAGTTTTGTTCTTATTGTGGCCAAAAGCTGCCTCATTGTTCTGAATAGAATGGTCGTGCCATTATTTTAATTAAAATAGCCTTAGTCAACTTTATGTTGTGTTACTACAAAGTCACAATTTGATGAAATTCAACACTTTATTATTGTCATACAATACAAGCGGTTAGATTAAGTCTGGCGAAAATATCCATTATCCCGGCAGACCCTCTAATACACCATTCGGAAAAACGCGCATGCGCGTTTTCCAAACCTATTAACTAATTTTGGGAAATTTTATGCGCATGATTTTTAATGGTTTTATAAACTTTAGGCTGGATAAACGCGCAAACTAATGAGTGTAAAAACACTCAAAAGCATCTAAATTTAAATACGACTGTATACCCATACATTGTTAGCCGATTTCTGGTAAGGCCAAACATAGGCAAATAGATAAGAATATGTATCGCAGCAGGTGTGGGAATTTTCGGTTGAACTAATGAGCCGAAACACGGAATGGGGCATTAGCGTGTTACTCGTTCCCATCAGCCCGCACATGGACAGTTTCAGTTCTTTACGCAACTGGTGATTCGCGAGCTGCGTAATAACAGTGAAAGACGCATCTGCTAATCGGCAGTAAACATGTAGATAGAAATGAGCCTCGCATTCGCAAGGCTCAATAATATTTATTTGTAGTACTGGTGACGTCTTTTCGAATTATGCTTCCAGCACTTAGCAACGTCATATACGGATGCAGGATAATCATCCCAAGGATTAGCCAGTAATTTTCCTCTAGCCGCTCGCAGTTTGATTGGATAGTCACGATATTCAACTACATGAAGAAAAAAGTAACTCTTTTCCTGCTTAGTTGAAAAGTGCTTATGAGTCCCACTACGAGCAGAAGGATACACATCCCATAGAAAACACCTATCAGCTTTGATATGG is a window from the Shewanella loihica PV-4 genome containing:
- the tnpB gene encoding IS66 family insertion sequence element accessory protein TnpB (TnpB, as the term is used for proteins encoded by IS66 family insertion elements, is considered an accessory protein, since TnpC, encoded by a neighboring gene, is a DDE family transposase.), with the protein product MKRMLSAPNVYLYREFVDFRKSINGLAAIIESETDLPLGSGALFLFTNKQRDKIKVLYWDKTGFALWYKRLEKAKFKWPTQEKKQVYTLTQFDLDRLLSGFTIIGRKPIKIDNFTMS
- the tnpA gene encoding IS66 family insertion sequence element accessory protein TnpA; this translates as MAKRLTLQEWHTLFDQYESSHLSQRVFCEQNGLSLSTFHAKRQQLKFIEQPKSSGFVKAEVVEKTTRYQMTQTPIANMTLLINDVELSIPQGTPASFLAELIGALS
- a CDS encoding IS5 family transposase, which encodes MSQQLTFADSEFSSKRRQTRKEIFLSRMENLLPWSQLLDVIEPFYPKVGNGRRPYPLETMFRIHCMQQWYSLSDEATEDALYEIASMRQFALLSLDKAIPDRTTIMNFRHLLEKHKLTRKLFKTVNQWLSDSGVMMTQGTLVDATIIEAPSSTKNKNNERDPDMHQTKKGNQWHFGMKAYIGVDAKSGLTHTLVTTAANEHDLNQLDNLLHGEEEFVSGDAGYQGAQKREELKDTNVEWLIAERPGKIRALKKRPRKNKTIINIEYLKASIRAKVEHPFRIIKCQFGFIKARYKGLMKNDSQLAMLFTLANLFTVDQMLRRQPRSV